TGTAATGGAGAAAGCTCAGTGCTGTGTTGCctttccccccacctctctcttatCTGAAAAGGCTGACTTAGAGTGGTGACTCCTTGCTATggcagcaaaagaaagaaagagaaagcagcctGGGAGTATTAAAATCATGCACGTGCAAGGCCTCGACTCAGCTAAACAGATGATAGTGATGTGTTTATAGCtttggacttgaaagcatgaagtcctgagttcaatccctagtatcagctatgcctgagaaatgctctggtgttctctctctctctcatataaataaataaataaataaataaataaataaataaataaacctagtgtcttaaaaaaaaaaaagaggggcctggtggtggtgctcaagtcactacctgcaggggaaaaacttttcaagtggtgaagcagtgctgcaggtctctctctctctctctctctctctctctctctccctctctctgactttctccctctctatttcttcctactctctcaatttctggctttttctatccaataaataaaaataataaaaattaaaataattgatgTTTCACTGAATCTAAGACATCATTGCTTAGCAGGCCAGTACCTTTACATCATCAATTGTAAAAACACCCCAGTTCTAGGGGCAGTGAAGTGTACACAAGGTGTAGTACATGCAAAGGTAGGCAGGGCTCTGAGACTGCACACCACTAAGGCCCTGCCCTCTGTGGATGCTGCCGGCTCTTGGGACCTGAAACTAACACATGTGCTTTTACCCAGGTCCTGTTTAACCATCTGACTCCTGCACCTCCAGACCCACAGCTGGACCAGGGTAATAAGGGGCAGCTCAGGAAGCTGAATCTTGTGGGCCCTTGCCTGCAGATCCCCTCCTACAGTCTGGGCAGGGCCTGGGGGAGTGGGAAAGCAGACTGGGGGGAGACTGCTCTAGCATGAGCAGTGGCATCTCTTGCTGTCCTCTCCAGAGGAGCACTTCGCGGTGGCCCTATATGACTACATGGCCAGGAATAATCGAGACCTGCAGATGCTTAAGGGCGAGAAGCTGCAGATCCTGACCCAGTAAGTGTCTGCGGTGTGATTCAGGTCTGAGGGCTGTAGGGCTCCCTGTCACCACAAGAGGCCCTTACAACCCCCAGCCCAACCCCTATTTCCCCAAACTTCCTTCCCAGCATTTTTCTGATGAGATGATGCCACCCATTACCTCCTGTCCCACTTGGGCCACTGCCACCAGATAACATGTACCCCCAGCTCCTCGGGACCCCAGACTGTCCTCTTCTGTGTACATCTGCCTCCCAGGGACCATATATGGCCTTCAGTTTTGTTCTTTATTCTCCCCTTAGAACTGGGGACTGGTGGCTGGCCAGATCTCTGATCACAGGCAGAGAAGGCATCATTCCCAGCAGCTTTGTGACCCGAGTTGAGCCCCTGGAAGTGGAAAAGTAAGTGGACAGATGGAAGCCCCTGGAAGCAGGAAGGTGTTCTGTGGAGCAAagccagagagaggagacaacctGAGCTGCCAGCCCAGCAGAGAGGCACacggctggggctggggacagatAGACCTACCTCCCTGACCACATTCACAGAGCAGCTGTTTCCCACATTTTCCCACTTATATAGGGAGATATGACTCTGGGTTCACTGGGCATATGGACCAGAGGGTCCTGTCCACAGATGGAAGCAGAAGGAATAAGCCAGGACTCTTGCctctgaaaaaaaacaaaaacaaaaccttgaAATCCCTCAAATTCATGAGCAGGCACTGACCACCTTCACCCCCATGTCCCTTATTCAGAGATAGTGGTTCATTACAGGGGTCCTTATCCAGCACTCCTGGACCCATGCTTTTCCAGAACTTTCCTTACTGATGAGTCCTGCTCAGGTGACATGGTAGGACCTCTTGGGTTCCAGAATCCATGAAAGTTGTCCAGTTCAGACCACTCAGAGAGGTGACTTTAAGGGAGAGGCAGTCCAGTGTattttttgaaaaacaagatcagaaaagaaaacagaagtagaacctgaaatggaattggtgtatcgcaccaaagtaaaagactctggggtgggtgggtggagagaatacaggtccaagaaggattcagaggacctagtgggggttgtattgttatatgggaatttggggaatgttatgcatgtacaaactattgtacttactgttgaatgtaaaacattaatttcccaacaaaaaaaaatagtactaaaaaaaaaaagaaacaattatagtttcaagctattaaaaaaaagtcactccaATAATGGTCTGGTTTCCTTTTCAGGAAAACAGTGAGTCCACCTGCTGGTAGGAAATGGGAGGGAATGGGTGCAGAGAAATGAACGTTCATGAGTCTGATGAAGCAGACTTGGGAACAGATCGTTTATTTCTGGGTAAAGAACCCAGCTGAGGAGCAGATTTTGGGTGAGAACATTCTAGAATCATGACCTCTTTCTAAGAATGTGCACTTTCACCTTTTCTAGATGGTTCTTTCGATCCATTAGccgcagagagactgagaggcagtTACTGGCTCCAATTAACAAGGCTGGCTCCTTCCTCATCAGAGAGAGTGAAACCACAAAAGGTAAGCAGTGTGAATGCTTCTCCAAGCAGACTCAAACCTCTGCACCCCAGATTCTCATGGGAGGCATCCAGGAGGGAGAACTGGGCCTGTCAAGAATTGGTTTGAGAGTGCACACATGTGATTTCTCCATGGACAGACTGGAAATGAGCCCAGGTGTGGTGAACTGGGGTGCCGTTCCCTCTAGAGAAGCACAGCCTCCAGGGTCAGGGGGCCTCTGGGCTTGGCAGGGTGTGACTCAGAGATGCAGTTTGAAATCAAAGGATGTGACAGATGAAAGAATCCTCAGGGATGATACTATCCACAATAGTGTGGGGTCAAATGAAGAAATGTGGGTCAAGCTCCAGTTGCACagcagtgggggttggggtgcAGACATTCTGATGCAGGTGCCAGATGGGATCAAAGTGGCAGGGGACAATGCCTCTTGAtgttcctttgcaggtgggtcaTGAACAAGGGTCAGTGGCTAAGGGACTTGGATGGAGCATAGGGGTTTGAGTTGGAGTGACAGTTCTGTCTCTTAAACATGCCTCAAGACAAACAGGACCCCTGAAAGTCTAGCATACACAGAGCCATCCAAGCCTGCCCTCTGGTGGATGAAGTTGGGACTGCATGTTGTAAACACTGACTGAGACACACACATATCCCCtcgcctcccacccccccacccccgcctccagCCAAGCGCCATACCCTTCTTCTGAGCCTTAATTTCTTCATCTTCTCCCAAAGGAGGCATCTCAAGGACCAGTCTAGGCACAGAAAGCTAGATCTAGGCATTTTATAAAAACATCAAGCTTATGGAAAGAAGCTTCTCAATTAGAAACTCTTGCCCCTTGATTTGCTCTTAATCCTAGTCATATGCTATTTTGTCTACAGACTTTTGCAGAGATGGTAAGATACACAggtgtgagggagtcgggcagtagtgtagcagggtaatagcacgtggcgcgaagcgaaaggaccagcgtaaggatcctggttcgagccctgtccccccacctgcaggggagtcgcttcacaggcagtgaagcaggtctgcaggtgtctctctttctctccccctctctgtcttcccctcctctctccatttctctctgtcttatccaacaatgacaacatcatcaacaacaacaataactacaacaatgaaacaagggcaacagaaagggaaaataataatgctttactttttcataatttttatttgttattaatagcttaTTACGTGATTGtaatattacaatgtatagttctacaccatatCCACCATCACACTTTTGTATCCCTACCTTCCAACTTTCCAAAGATGatcactatagttctcataagtcttacagtttgcttgctcctgttttgtttggatatttTTTAATGCCTTACTTATTAtgcatttgtttttattaatccTGTAGgttccttttctctgtctgtgAAGGATGTTACTACCCAGGGGGAAGTGATCAAACACTATAAGATCCGCTCATTGGATAAAGGAGGCTATTACATCTCCCCCCGGATCTCCTTCCCCACTCTCCAGGCTTTGGTGCAACACTATTCTAGTAAGTGGGGTGCTTAATTTGGGTGGGGGATGTTACTTTCCATTGCTAAGATCTTATTACAATAATCATGAGTGCCACCTTGGGGGGAGATCTTGAGAGCATTGTGTGGGGGGGGTAATATTCCAAGACTGGACCTAAGGGGTTGACTATTCTCAACATAAAGATTCAAAGTCAGTGGCCCTGATCATCTCTATTGACTCAACACACAAGTGCTTAGAGAGAACAAGTAGTTTCAGGTTTAGAGCAGGCTAATTATAGCATCCAGTGCTTTGTATAAAATGAATGTGAAGAACTGAGTGGTGTAGTatgatgtgtttgtgtgtgtgtgtgtgtgtgtgtgtgtgtgtgtggtgtgctggGAGTGCAGGATATGGCTGGCAAGGGGTTTAGGGGACACAGTTGGGCATCTGTCCctattccttctcttttttcctgaaTGCAGATAAAGGGGATGGTTTGTGCCAGAGGCTGACCCAGCCTTGCATGCGCCCAGCTGTGCAGAACTCCTGGGCCCAGGATGAGTGGGAAATTCCCCGGCAGTCTCTCAGACTGGTCAGAAAACTTGGGTCTGGGCAGTTTGGTGAAGTCTGGATGGGTAAGTAGATGATGATGCATTCCCCCAGTCCAAAAGCTGGAGGACTTTCAAGGACCATCAAGCTTCCCAAGAGGCTGTGACACCCACTTCACAAGGAAGGGAAACAGGGGAGCtgtgataatggttatgcaaaagactttctttttaattttatattacttattttttaattcatttttatttgataggacagggaggaattgaaaaagagagaaaggtagagagggagacagacagagagatacctgcattatagcttcaccacttgtaaagctttccccctgcaggtgagaaccaggagcttgaacccaggtgcttaaacttggtaatatgtgttctcTACTGAGTGTTaggctactttattttattttgttatagaAGTGCACTTTTCAGTCTAGCTTACAGTAATTCTGGGgtattggagcctcaggtactaatgtctttttgcataactatgctatctcctcagatacatatatatatatatatatatatatatatatatatatatatatatacacacacacacatacacacacacacacacacacacacatatatatatagagagagagagagagaaagagagagagaccagaacatcactcagctctagttcatggttcagggaattgaactctgggatattcatgcctgaggctctgtggtcccaggttcaattccccacctcaccataagccagaacttatcAATGCTCtggtgggaaagagaaaaaaaaaagtactacacaaggaagggaagggaagagaggcacAAACACTGAAGGGGTTTTCCCTCTGGTTACCACATCATGGGGCCGAGTGGAAATAGAACCCAGCTCTTCACACCCCTTCTAGGCACTGCCCCCAGGTGACTTTGCCCTTGACAGTGATCTTAAACATCTTGCTAATGTCTTGTAGCTCTAACTTAGTAGAATAAAAATAACCTCAGTACTTATTTATGACTAAGTCTGCTATATGGGAGAGGAGATAGTTGAAGGGACAGGAAGAAGGTatgcaaaagaggggaaaaaatcgagcaggagatagttcagtgggtaCTGCACATGCCTTTCTATGCATTAGGCCTTGGATTTGACTCCCTGCACCACATGGGATGCACTGAGCCTGTCTGGAAATCCTCCATCTCAGCCTActtattcagtgtgtgtgtgtgtgtgtgtgtgtgtgtgtgtgtgtgtgtgttggggcgcAGTTTCAGCCTCATCCCACCTCTGTAATAGGGAAGGCTCTTGGAAACAAGACTTGCTTCCTGGTGCCACCCCTGGGCCTTCGGTAGGGTTTCCTCACCCTCTGTCACCTCTGTTCCTGTAGGATACTACAACAACCAGCTGAAGGTGGCTGTCAAGACCTTGAAGGAAGGAACCATGTCCCCAGAGGCCTTCCTGGCAGAAGCCAACCTAATGAAAACACTCCAGCATGAAAGGCTGGTTCGCCTCTGTGCTGTGGTCACCAAGGAGCCCATCTACATAGTCACCGAGTACATGGCCAGAGGTGGTAGTCCTCTTAGgaaacaggggtggggggggagggcaggggctcGAGTTTTAAGAGAGTGGGAGTAACAGAGAATCGCAAAATTGATAGGGCAGTGGGCTGGCTGTCAGGGACAAGTTATGGCCCCATCTCTGCCACTGAGCAGCCAGGTCACTTCTTATAACTGAGAGGACATTTTATAGCACAGACAGTGACTTCTGAGTTCGTGCTATAGCCTCTCCTCCCAGGACATCAGGTTAGCATAGGCTTTGCCTTTTTGTACCTTCCCAGCCCTCCCGTGACCCTGGCTGACACTGCCACCTCGAGGACACTCCATTAAGTGTTACCATAAAAGGTGCCGGGCAGTGGTCCACTtgattgggcacacatgttaccatgcacaagggttcaagcctctggtcctcacctgcaaggggaagcttcaagagtaatgaagcagtgctgtaggtatctctctttctctttccctctgtctcctcatcactccataatttctctttgccttttcaaataaaaataaaaggggggaaaatgattggctgctgggagtggtggtatTCTGTGTAGATATTGagtctcagtaataaccctgagggcaaaaaaaTCTCCTGaaggcagcccaggaggtggtgcactggttaaagcattagactctcaagcttagGGTCCTGAGTTTAACCCCTAGCacaacatgtgccagagtgatgttctggttctgtctcctcttcctcttcctcctcctcctcctcatatcaatatatttttaaagttgccATAAACTTGTGGCAGTCAGAGAAGGGCTGGGAACCCATtgtcttctttctgcctctggtCAGACAGTGGGGAAGCATCTCCTCCCAACAATGAGATTCTTTGTTCTTTACCCCCAAACCTAGAAGACAGGCTCTCTCCAGTCTGGAAATTTCTTGTTAGACTCTGCTGCTCAGAGGTAGACTTTCTGCTTAGAAAGGGTGAAGGCAGCAAGAAGACACATTGGAAAGTTGTACTGGGAGAGAACACACAGTTTAGAAGTAAGAATAGGTTCTGCTTGAGGGTCCAAGTGGTGTGACCTTAGAGTTGGCTGTGCTAAGGGGAAACATCTTAATGCCTCTGTTGCACTGTGAGTGTCAAAATGACATCTGATGAAGTAGaattcactgtgtgtgtgtgggggggcatcaTTCTCCCTGTGCTAGGCGCTTTGGCAGTGACCCCATCCTGCCCCAGCCAGGTGAGACTGGCACTGCTAGAGTGGGCTTACCATATAGAAAAGCAATTGCAACTTCTCCCCACCTTAGGATGCCTGCTGGATTTTCTGAAGACAGACGAAGGAAGCAGGTTGTCCCTCTCAAGACTGATCGACATGTCAGCCCAGGTTTGCAAGTCACTAAGTGTAGTGAGACTCAGGTTCCTGGGGCCCCTCCTACTGCCATGCCTGGTATTTAACAAAATCAACTGTTGCCTCTGCTATATTTTAGTTGAGCTAGGATGATACACagacagtagagcacaggacttgcaagcatgaggtcccaagttcaatccccagtgccacatatgccagatctgagtggtgctctggtctctatttctttcataaaaatagaaGATATAGagtgtcaggcggtagtgcagtgggttaagtgcacctggtgccaagtgcaaggactggcgtaaggatcctggtttgagcccccggctccctacctgcaggggagtcgcttcacaggaggtaaagcaggtctgcaggtgtctatctttctctccccctctctgacttcccctcctctctccatttctctctgtcctaacaat
The DNA window shown above is from Erinaceus europaeus chromosome 2, mEriEur2.1, whole genome shotgun sequence and carries:
- the BLK gene encoding tyrosine-protein kinase Blk — translated: MGVVSSKKMAKGKGKDQWSPVKLCTQSKEPPPLPPLVLFNHLTPAPPDPQLDQEEHFAVALYDYMARNNRDLQMLKGEKLQILTQTGDWWLARSLITGREGIIPSSFVTRVEPLEVEKWFFRSISRRETERQLLAPINKAGSFLIRESETTKGSFSLSVKDVTTQGEVIKHYKIRSLDKGGYYISPRISFPTLQALVQHYSNKGDGLCQRLTQPCMRPAVQNSWAQDEWEIPRQSLRLVRKLGSGQFGEVWMGYYNNQLKVAVKTLKEGTMSPEAFLAEANLMKTLQHERLVRLCAVVTKEPIYIVTEYMARGCLLDFLKTDEGSRLSLSRLIDMSAQIAEGMAYIERMNSIHRDLRAANILVSEALCCKVADFGLARIIDSEYTAQEGAKFPIKWTAPEAIHFGVFTIKADVWSFGVLLMEIITYGRVPYPGMSNPEVIRNLERGYRMPRPDTCPPELYRGVIMQCWHSQPEDRPTFEYLQSVLEDFYIATEQQYELQP